One Sphingomonas sp. LHG3406-1 genomic window carries:
- a CDS encoding SDR family oxidoreductase, translating to MSDTIDPPTREEPALPGNEHELEPKPDFMPRYPGSGRLKDKVAIVTGSDSGIGRAVAVLFAREGADVAILYLNEHEDAQDTKKAVEAEGRRAICIPGDLGDRDFCFKATQQVVDTFGRLDILVNNAGEQHPDEKIEDITEQQLRRTFQTNIFSMFFMVQAAMPHLKEGAAIVNCTSETMYKGAPILLDYSATKGAITAFTRSLAKNLVEQGIRVNGVAPGPIWTPLNPFGGQPADKIPEFGKSTPMKRPGQPNEVAPSFLFLACEDSSYMTGQVLHPDGGNTTSS from the coding sequence GTGTCCGATACCATCGATCCGCCGACCCGCGAGGAGCCGGCGCTGCCGGGCAATGAGCATGAACTGGAGCCCAAGCCCGACTTCATGCCGCGCTATCCGGGCTCCGGGCGGCTGAAGGACAAGGTGGCGATCGTCACCGGTAGCGACAGCGGTATCGGCCGGGCAGTCGCGGTCCTGTTCGCCCGGGAGGGCGCGGACGTCGCCATCCTCTACCTCAACGAGCATGAGGATGCGCAGGACACCAAGAAGGCGGTAGAGGCCGAGGGCCGCCGCGCCATCTGCATTCCGGGCGACCTCGGCGACCGCGACTTCTGCTTCAAGGCCACGCAGCAGGTGGTCGATACGTTCGGCCGCCTCGACATCCTGGTCAATAACGCCGGCGAGCAGCACCCCGACGAGAAGATCGAGGACATCACCGAGCAGCAGCTTCGCCGCACGTTCCAGACCAACATCTTCTCGATGTTCTTCATGGTCCAGGCGGCCATGCCGCACCTCAAGGAGGGCGCCGCGATCGTCAATTGCACGTCGGAAACGATGTACAAGGGCGCGCCGATCCTGCTCGACTATTCGGCCACCAAGGGGGCGATCACCGCCTTCACCCGAAGCCTCGCCAAGAACCTCGTAGAGCAGGGCATCCGCGTGAACGGCGTCGCGCCCGGCCCGATCTGGACCCCGCTCAATCCCTTCGGTGGCCAGCCGGCGGACAAGATCCCGGAGTTCGGCAAGTCGACGCCGATGAAGCGCCCCGGACAGCCCAACGAAGTAGCGCCGAGCTTCCTGTTCCTCGCCTGCGAGGATTCGAGCTACATGACCGGACAGGTGCTCCATCCCGACGGCGGCAACACGACGTCGAGCTAG
- a CDS encoding DUF4402 domain-containing protein, whose protein sequence is MKRPIMAALALGVLTTPSAAQQVSVTGAKPTASVNVMKPLQLTALRNLQFGTVLVGSFTGAQQVAITPSGRTCGSGGLTCSGTFSTAQYRVTGSNNQVALISSVSPTVTLTNGTGGTLVMTPSFPTSVTIDNSGNPGRLFEVGGSLSFTSTMPDGLYTGILDIQVAYQ, encoded by the coding sequence ATGAAACGTCCGATCATGGCAGCGCTCGCGCTCGGCGTGCTGACCACGCCATCCGCTGCGCAACAGGTGTCCGTCACCGGTGCCAAGCCGACGGCAAGCGTCAACGTGATGAAGCCGCTGCAACTGACCGCCCTCCGCAATCTCCAGTTCGGAACGGTGCTGGTCGGCAGCTTCACCGGCGCCCAGCAGGTGGCGATCACGCCCTCGGGCCGGACCTGCGGAAGCGGCGGCCTGACCTGCTCGGGCACCTTCAGCACGGCCCAATACCGCGTGACCGGAAGCAACAATCAGGTGGCGCTGATCAGCTCCGTTTCGCCGACCGTGACGCTCACCAACGGCACTGGCGGGACGCTCGTCATGACCCCGAGCTTTCCGACCAGCGTGACGATCGACAACAGTGGCAATCCCGGTCGCCTGTTCGAAGTAGGCGGAAGCCTGTCTTTCACGTCGACCATGCCCGACGGCCTCTACACCGGCATCCTCGACATCCAGGTCGCCTACCAGTGA
- a CDS encoding DUF4402 domain-containing protein codes for MRWILSALALVLPAAPAAAKVVPCRLCQEGESLTAPASETAKSVALEVQTSLDFDRVILTGPSGGTARIGPDGSRLTSGALAPMTGRAMIGEVVIRGEPGRQVRVELPRRIDLYGYAGGSLAITALTSDIPAFPRLDGDGRLRIRFGGELTVTGDAEGNYRGDVPITVDYL; via the coding sequence ATGAGGTGGATCCTGTCCGCACTGGCCCTTGTCCTGCCCGCTGCCCCTGCAGCGGCGAAGGTCGTGCCGTGCCGGCTCTGCCAGGAAGGGGAAAGCCTGACCGCGCCGGCCTCGGAGACCGCAAAATCGGTGGCGCTGGAGGTGCAGACCAGCCTCGACTTCGACCGGGTCATCCTGACCGGTCCTTCCGGGGGGACGGCACGGATCGGGCCGGACGGATCGCGCCTGACCAGTGGCGCGCTGGCTCCGATGACGGGACGTGCGATGATTGGGGAGGTGGTGATCAGGGGCGAGCCGGGTCGGCAGGTGCGGGTGGAGCTACCGCGCCGGATCGATCTCTATGGCTATGCCGGCGGATCGCTCGCCATCACCGCATTGACCAGCGACATTCCCGCCTTTCCGCGCCTCGACGGCGACGGCCGGCTGCGCATCCGCTTCGGCGGCGAACTGACCGTCACCGGCGATGCCGAAGGCAATTACCGCGGCGACGTGCCCATCACGGTGGATTATCTCTGA